The Equus asinus isolate D_3611 breed Donkey chromosome 25, EquAss-T2T_v2, whole genome shotgun sequence genomic sequence CTTTCTTAAAGCACTCACTGACAGCAATTTTTAttccttcaaaacaaaacaaaacaaaaagcacgTTCGGAAGCTAGTCTATGTTCTGTCACTAACATTTAAACTTTGCAGACTCCAGCAAAAAGCACAAGCGGTCCCGCCCTATTACACAAATTTAGCTGTACTGCGATTACCTCTGACAAAAACACACTCGGAAAGGCAGAGGCCGGGAGTGAATCATTAGGTCTTGAGAACCAGATAACCTTTCTGTTCACGTTTCATCTGTGATTTTTAACCCGAGTCAGGCCTTGATTCTGAAGGATGCACTGTTAGAGATGTGTTCTGATGTCTTATATTAAGACCAAATGTGGCACGATGTGGTTATTTTCCAGTACCTTGCTTTTAGGTACCACTTCACGACATTTACGAACTGGTATTGGAAAATGCAATGAATTAGAGAAGCAGAACCTTTTTTAAATGGGAAAGTCTTCAGGTACAGTGTTACACCTTACAGTGGGATTTAGTCCATGAAGCAGTCTGAGTGTCTGGCCTGCATATGGTAGTTACGGTGTAACTTCTGGCTGCAGCCCACACAGAATCACTCTAATAGCATCCCAAGTCTGTGTGTTATCAACATCAAGAGTACAGCttccatttcatttgttttatcttGGCAACCATGCCAACTCATGAGACCAAAAGGCATATTTAAGTGAAGTCTGCCAGTCAACAGAAGTACTGTTTCAGTCTCCGTGCTTCCCCTCTGGCTTTCTTTGAAGGTGATTTTAGGAAGGGGGTAAAAAAATCAGAATCTGTGCTGTGCTTTGAGGTTCTTTACCAGTAAAACCTCTGAGGGTGACATGGAAAGCAAAAGGACTTCATCCTTCAGCCACGAGCTCACTTTACCCTAAAAATCAGTGTTATTAAAGGAAAGTACTgttttcttgaaaaagaagatCTGATGTCCTTTACATGAAAAGGACCAAGAAGTGAACATCTCAGTAGACTAAACTACAGCGTAAGTTAAAAATTCTGAACTGAATCACTTTCTTTAAGAGTAGTATTGTCAGTTAGCAGAGTTTAAAATGAGTTATCTTTGTTTACCTTCACAAGGTAAAGCCATCTGCAGCCTCACGGGCACATGTGTTTAGATGTTTGGGGTAGTCAGTGAATCATTTCATTCTTGTTCTAAAACAATACTGACTCAGCTCGCTCTCTCTCTGAGATATGAGgcatatatagagatatatatatctatatcttctCTTTATCAATCTGAAACTTTATTATATCCAACAGTAGACTACTTATAACCTTGCAGCCATTCTAAGAACTTGAAATATGATTTTCCAAGTATTACTTAAGTACTGTCCCATCTAAAATATAGAATGGCAATTGTTGCATAGCCTCTCATTTCccacaaaaaaggggaaaagattAGGAATACGAACTGTTTCTAATATGCTGATGAATAAGCCTTAAAACTGCCAACCGGCTTGATGGTTCAGTTAGTAACCTGATCTCTTCCACACTTACTCCTTGATTTTAAGATTCATTTCCCCAAAGCAAGAGTTAGCCACAGAAACATGacagttaatttaaaatgttcttagttgtcattctatttttattgcCTATCAAATATGCTAATTtctaaaagagatggaaaaggcaCCAAACTTCTAAATTCTAGTGAagcaatttaattaaaaatattaaggcaagaaaaaaaacccatgacATGATTTACCCccaaaattgatttaaaaactgGCTataattcaaaagagaaaaaataaaactatgaaatgctttgaaatctaatttttaaaaaagttattaatCCAAGAGAAATTTTATGCTTAAGGCCTTTAAGGCAATATATGCAAAGTTTAAATGAATGACAGAAATCTTGATTTTAGACTACACATTGTGCTGTTTTGAGTACACTTTATTTCAGAAAGTGATATTTAGTATTTTCTATACACTCTGAAATCATGAGCATTTCACTTTTTCTAAGTCAATTATTTCATAAGGATTTTATTAATAGAtattggtaaatagaactttggaAATCTTAATTCAGTATTCTTACTCTACCCAAGGCTTTTCTAAGCTATAGTTTTATGTACAACCTTGTACAGTTTTTTTGACATACAGTTTCAAATCTTGTTTATTCTCTTGGACTTTGTTCTGGCcgatacattttttttaaatctttaagaaaaactgTGATTGTTTTAGTGGGTATTTTTCtaagtaaatgaaaacttgtataATGGTATTTTAGAGAATGCCAGATAAGTGCATGTTTCAAGTTAATGTTTTTCTCATCACTTGTATGTTTATACACAGCATGAGACTTTAATAAAACCATCCTGGAAACGTAACgattgtttttcttctaaaaatgtaAGATGGTGTGATTTTTTCTTGCCCTCTTATTACATACTTGTCTTAGTAAACTAATTTATCGCTCTCTCACCCTAGTCTTCTTCCACAATTTTCAGACTGTATATTAAACATCTTAATTCACTTATATTTTAGCATCACCCTAAGTATAAAGGCTGAAAAGGGTAATGAAATAGTTCAGAAGAGGCAACGGGCCAGCTTACACAGCTTAGTACACCTAGCACAAACCTGCAGGCACAGATGTACTAGTACAATAATTTATTAGGTAATTTACAGGTACAAAGTGCAAAGGACTTGATGTCTGTTTCCCCAACCCCTTGAACGCGCTAGATCTCTGACTTAGCTTTTGAGGAAAACAAAGGGTTAAAAGCAGACAGTTGCTAAATTCCAAAAAAAGGACAAGGTTTCAAACAAGCACATTATCTTGATATCAAAAGATACAGTAAAACCAAAATTTCATTTATTGCATAATATCCCTTTCCATTTCAAACTTGGAGAGTATAGCACTTGAGACTGGAAGACCTGGTTTTAGTAATTAACCAGATTTCATTGCTTTTGGCAGGAAAATAGAAGGCTCCAACAGAGTTACCAACTCTTCTGAccaaaaaagtaaagacaaataGACAATTTTAGTGGAGCTTTAAAAACCTGTGAGAAGGTTCCATTGACCCTTTGGCCTCCAGTCCGCAAAATAATACTTCATTCTATCAGCTACAGTGGAAAGCAATTTTATGGATTAACTCTATCAAGTGAAGCACATGAAGAGGGCCTAAAATCACAATATATTAATCAGGATATAAAAAATTAGCTTTTCACAGAGATTTTCAGGGGTGTTAGTTTGTCAAAAATGACCTACATATAGTGTTATTTGTTAATAAATTCACACAACACAAAGCAGTAATTAATCAAcggattttcatttttctttcccccaAACTAAAAGGGTATAATTATCCTGTCATTATTATTTGATGATGACTATATCTGCTAACTGTATGAACGGTTAATACCGTGAGTTAAAAcccaaaaaatgagaaattaaacatttaaacGTACTTACTTACTACAGTTTTTACTAGGCAAATCCTTATAACCCACATGCTGTTTTTGGGGTATTCacctggtttattttttaaaaaataattgtagtaAATGCTGtagtacaaaaacttttaaactCCAAGACTATAAAGTAACGACTGCTTTCTAATTTAAGATGAAGCATTCTATTAAGAAAACACATTGTAAAAACTTTTATAATTCAGTATGATTCAATATAAAATTACTACTTAGTAAAAATGCACGCGATTCTTTGATCCCAAAGtctaaaaaagaggaaattttcactcttcatgttttaaaaattttgattcaAACATTCATACAGAGCCAACTGCAGGATTTATTAGACCTGCTCTTAACCACTTCATAAAAAAATGTCAGCCCCATCTCACATGGCTGCatcattacaaaataaaacattttagaaataaaactactAAAACAGTTAAAATTACTACTTAAGAGTGTTAGGTCTCCAAGTTGGTATCTCCCCACTAGAGTTTTGCTGGCTTCCTCAAACTTCTgaggcaaaacaaaaataatcttatAGCTGCCACTTTGTTCCAAAGACAAGTTTTctaacaaaataaatttctacaGAATTGGTTCAGTAAAAGCAACTCTCTCTCCCAAACCAGGGGCCTTTTCttgaaatggaatagaaaaaaggaaaaaccgctcgggaaacagaggcacagccCAGTGTCTCCCTCTCAAGGCATCCTGTGAGGGTCTGTCGTTGCGGGATGGAGAGAGCGGGCTCGTGTAGAGCGCCTCATCCTACTAGTTATGGTGACCTGTTTCCCAACAAAATGCAGGCATTTTACATGGCTCAGGATAGTAACAAGGTGGATTAAGCAAtttgtacaattttaaaaagcattatcaAGCCCcctcaaaaacaaaccaaaatggcTGGTTGTGAATGACTCAATGATTTCAGAGATGCATTAATTAGAACGCAACAAGCATATGGTTCTCCCAGTGAAATCAGACCTTCTGGAGGGAAACAAGTTGTAGTTTGCAAGAACTCAAAGGTACTTTGGATTCACTGTAAAGCTTGCCAAAAACATGAACAGAAATTCTTTACTAAAAGAACTAAAGAAGATGCACTATATTTACAAGTCACTGTCAATTTTACTGggatttagaataaaaaatatttacaactctTTTACAATAAAGAGCATTTAGATCTCACTtgtcaggaaaatattttttcattattaaaaaagaaaatggttgtAAACTTGTTTCTTCCCATATCTACTTCAAGCATTTAACATAACTTCTTCAGAAACTCCACAGCGCAAAAATAAACAACATGCAAACTCTTAAGAACCTTGCattctttgaaaaagaatataaattggaaagaaaagtaTATATGTAATGAAAGAAGAGTCAGAGCTCAAGTCTGAATTTAGCCAATAAGGGCAGATGATCTGAAGAGTTATTTTCATTTGGAAGTCCATTCACGGTCCATAAGTCTTGTTCTGTAAGAAGTGACAGTCTAGCTAGAAGTTTCAAGCCACCAACCAAAGCAACTTCAGCTCCTACATTAAAGAAGCACATACATATTTAGTGAAACCGTGTCAACAGCCTATTGTAAATTAATCATACAAGTATTCTTTTCTAAACGATGATATAGAACTTGAAACCCCTCTGGAAGTCAGTTTTTAGAATGTGATTCAGTTCGTTTTATTCAGTTATAAGTTAATTATAATTCTCAAACAGcagtttcagattttttttatatttcagatattttttatatttcaagttATGCAgataatctttagaaaaaaaatcaatgtaataaacAACAGTGCTAAGAGTAATTTGATATTGACAATGACATAAGAAATTCATCCATCAACCATTTTGTAGTTGCATATAATCAGACAGACCCAGCCACAGCTGATTAGGAAATTTATAAGGTGACTAGAGAATAAATTAGTACGATTTTGTCCCAGAGACTCAGTACCCACAGAAGTAGAGTAAAAGATGACACGCTCTTGATGTTAAGATTTGAGATTCTGGTCCATGACACACTCTTGCCACCTAGTGAACGTTTATGGCATGACAACTACCAGAACTTCATTACAAAGTCAAAGCAGCAAGCATGTTTTGTGGAACTGATCTAGTGGGGAGGAGTAAGCCATCTCCTGAGTATCACTAATAAGGTTATCCTCAGTAGGAAACAAAcaatggaaaaagggaaaaataaaaatagcacaaaaaatggaagagaaaaaatgggGAAATCAGAAAAGATCAAACAGCTGCCCACATTTTTCTGAATGGTATTCTACTTTCAGTTATCTTATACTGCATTTTCTTCCTCACTTTGAATCCCTTGGTTTAAAATCTGATTTTCACTGAATtgtaaaaggaaaatgttttatgaTCTCTGCTTTTTCAAAACACAGTCATATTACAGACTTGACTTTCTCAGAAAGAtccaatacagtcatgtgccataaTGATGTTTCAGGCAACAAGGGACCACacatacgacggtggtcccataagatcagcaccatacagcctaggtatatagtaggctataccatccaggtttgtgtaagtgaactctgtgatgtttgcagaatgacgaaattgcctaatgacacatttctcagaacatatccctgttgttaagtgacacgtgactgtCTTCCAGGGTCAGCCTGGCAAATGGTCTATGATGGCAGTGTAAGCATGTTCCTACGATGAAGGCAGCACGCCTTTGTAAAATTTAAGCTCAAACCGTATAATGACCATTAGCACAATATATCCAGTTGGTGTCAcaagaaaaacagtaaatttaTGGCAAGTAAAACCAAAGGGCAATATGAAAGATTTATAACTCAGCAGCTGACTGGAATTGGAGGGTAGAGTTGAGGATACAATAATTTGCTTGAAGGTGTTGCACTGCCTCCCTCTTTTGCAGGTAATTAACAGATTTATTCCAATTTATTACCAATCTGTCAAACGTATCAccaatttaaagatatttttaaacttctaaatCTTGAACTTCATCTAGATGTTTAGCTACTTTTTGCAACTTCAGCCTTGAGGTTTTAGTTACTGTGTTCTCTAGCAGAACTTAAGATTACATGAATTCTTCACCTGGCTTCTCAGCAACATCTTCCTTCTCAgcagaatagaaaatataatcCACAGTTATGGCGCTTCGAGAATGACAGGTGGTCACTTCTGGAATCCCAGTGTCAGGAAAATAATGTGAATAAACCGATGATAAGCTGAAATGGTGCTGTAAATGTGAAGATAAtctaaattgaaaagaaaaagtatttagcATCCATCAAGTTCTTCATGATTTTTACAATTCCTCCTATTTAAAgcactttttcatttaatttccagACAAAGTCCGACATTATGACAAGCTTTATTTAAATAGATCATGTCACAATTTAGCTTTGGCGATGTATAAATTTAACACGTGGCAATATATAAAACCCATTAACAGGGCTGtgatacttgggggaaaaaagctcaATAATTAACAAactaatgttattttttattaattgtaACATATTTGAGGACTTCCACTTACTAACATATTCtaaaacaatttataagttttttattgtgtttttaagaaagaaaatcaaagtagCCTTCAGGAATGCTATCTGTAACCCACCAGACTTTTCATGTCAGAGGGGTCATATTTTTCTATGATCATTCTTGCCATGATATATGAGATAATTCTGTATGCATCTTAAAACAGCTTCTATAGtggtcagccccgtggccaagtggtcaagttcgtgcgctctgctttggcggcccagggtttccccagttcgaatcctgggtgcagacatggcaccgctcatcaagtcacgctgaggcggcgtcccacatgccacaactagaaggacccacaactaaaaatacacaactatgtaccagggggctttgggaaaaaaaggagaaataaaatctttaaaaaaaaaaaccacacaaacaACCAGCTTCTATAATGGTGTACATTTACCCCACACTACAAATACATATATGATGTTATGGGTAAAGggtttaaaattcatttcctatTAACATatcatgaaagaaaacaaaattgaaaaaaattttttaattcatgcAATAAACATTTACCAGACATCTACTAAGTTCCAGGCACTACCTTAGAAGCTAAggatacagagacagagatgttGCCCTGCTTTTAAAGAGCTCACAGGTCGATGAACAAAGGTAATTCCTTCAAAATGCCCTTACTTCCAAGTTATAGCAACTTTTTATGTCTAAGgagttttatttacattattaaatGTAAAGCAGGATTCCTGCAAACTGTTATCTCACTATCAACTTTCCAGTTTACAGATATCAGCTATGCATGTAAACACACTGTATTTATACATAGatacttaaaaatatcttttcttacaCCCCACATTGTTATAAAAAGATTTGAGAATTACTCAAAACTAAGCATTTGTTAGTCATATTAGCCTTTTTATTAATCTTACTCAGGgaagtttttagtatatttgaaAGGTTTAATTATAAATTCCtaagtattcttttttaaaagttcaaaacaaTTGCTTCCTTTCTTACTAGGTTCTTATATTGAGATaacattttctcaaaacaaggtatacaaaataaaataagattgagAAGAAAGCAGATGAAATGACTGAGAGATGATTCTAATTTTGTCCctaaatttaaatgttaaagcaaaaataaaaactataaaagagCCACAAAATGAAAGAATCAGGGCATTTCAAGAACATCCTAAAGCGGTTTCAGTCTCCATCTTGTTGTATGAACAGACTTCTGTTTGTCAACCATAGCCCCAAACATTCATGCTTCTTTAATAATACAGAATCCAGGCATCTTTGCCCCGTAGCTCTGATGACCTTTTCCTGTAGTTCAGGAGATAAGCATAAATAATTATCTTTTCTACCGGCGTATCTTTTTTGGATCAATTCTCCTATTGACTGTTTTGAGATCTAGTAAGTCAGAGGAGGCTAAGGATTCTTCTGAAatctaaaagatatttttctgtgatCTTGACCTTTGTTTAAATATGTAATAGCAATACATTTCAAAGAGTGCTAGCTGGTCCACATCCACGGACAGgttgttctttttaaataacaCTGCTTAAGCTATGTACCAAACATCGAGCTTTACATGCTTcgtctcatctaatcctcataacaacccaaaTTACAGATCAGGAAAGTGAACCTCAGAGATGTTAAGTTTCTTGCTCAAAATCATACAGCTAAAAAGTAGCAAAGTCAGGATGGGAACTCGGGTCTATTTGACTTAAGAGCCAGTATTTTTCACTAGAATGCAatatcattatcttcattttttatcCAAGTAATTTTTGAGAAACGATTTTTTTACTCAATAAAGTCAGCAGAAGTCTACTGCTGCTTTCCAGAACTCACTTTTCAGGTGTCACTAGGACCTCTGTTTTGTCCAGCTGTGTCTGTGTTGGATCACCAtctgtaggaagagagagaaatgtattAATACTATCAATATATTGTTTTGTTCTAGTTTGCCTTAGTATAGTCCTCTTACTCTGGGAACAATATTTAATACATATCTATATAGACGCATTGCTAAATGTTTCATCCTGGAATCTATATGTTTTGATGGTCTCCAGAATTAGCACAAATAAGACACATTTTCAAAGCAACATGCAAGTAATTCATGCAAGGATAATTTTAGAAGTTCAacttaaaaaactaaatttagagctctttaaaaaaggaataagCAAACAACCATATTTCTTTACATATGAATATTCATCCCTGAGGTGTTATTCCCCTAAAAATTTAGTAGTATGTCTTCAAAGGGAACACTGTTATCAAGAAGTCTGCTAAAATGTATTGCAAACACTTACCTGTCTTTTCTACTTTTGGTACCTGCTGTACCTCATACACACAGTTCTGAGAGATACCTAGGTTTGGGGGCCAAATTGGAATAGATAAAATTCTTTGTCCCCGTGAAGACTGTTCCTGGCCAGATACCTAAACAAAATTTCAACAGGTATCTTAAGTGAATAGATTCTAAATAGTTTATGTATTGAAAAGTTTATGTCTTAAATAAAAGGGAATCCAAGAATGGTAAATATTACCCTTTATTCATTATATTAAGTGATTATTTGTGCTTATAAAATCTTGTTCAAATACAGTTCAGAAAGCACTTATTTACATGAAAATGGCAATCTTTTCCTCCACGTTTTTCTCTAATTTGGATATCTAAACGATTTATAGCTTTGGACTAATGCTGGCCCTCCCTTTTGCTACCTGCAATATAGTTTCTATTATACAAAATACTATGAAAGATGAActcttataaaattttaaaccatCACTCAAAACTCAGTGGTGGAGAGCTTATTTTGGCTAAAAATACTGAAGATGAAATGATCTAAAGAATGCAGAAGAAagcacaatgaaaataaaaacataggatAAATTATACTCAGctagagaattaaaatatttatcattagtAAAAGAAAACTTATATACTAAAGAAATACTAAATTACTGTTTTGCCAACTGCATGGCCTATACATCCAGAATTCAAAATTCTATTCTGCCACCTTGAGAGCAGTTCCTTATTTATGAAGTATTCATGTCTgtcaatgcattttttttcttctccattttggattttttgctgcCTGCCAATTCTTCCAAGCAGAATGTTGCCACAAATAGATGGAAAAGATGAAATTCAATCAAGTGAATATAATTACTCGTTAGTAGTTGTGGAAACTCATCATAGCTTGGTAGAGTGAGAGTACCGGATCACCCACAGTTTTCAAACAGCCCTGTGATGCCTATCCTCACGTTACAATGAAGTGAGCTAAGACTGCCTCCTCATAGTGATGAAGCGAGCACCCACCTTTCCTATGGCAAGTCCTTCATAATtcaattttccttcctttataaaACTATAGAGTGGAGAACCAGGAACAGAATTAAAGTCACCACACATAACAATAGGGCAGAAACTGCCATCTTTCTGATGGGCAACACTGGAAATCTCTGCCAGAAGCATTGCCAACTGGGTCAGCTTAATATCACCTCGCCTTGGATTATACAATAGATGTGTGTTTGCTACGCAGAGTGCAGGAGAGGCAGTGCTTGGAATTCTGGGCTGCAAGAGCAACACTAATCCAACATTGTCTCTGTCCAACAGCGGAACATCAGGGCGGAAGAACTCCACTGGGTTCACTGATAACAGTGAAAATTTGGAATGTTTGAAGCAAATGGCACAGCCATCGGGTTTCCTTCCAGTCCGCATCTTGTATTCACAGTGATAACCTATAAGAAagatagaaatttaaaacaaggGATT encodes the following:
- the ANGEL2 gene encoding protein angel homolog 2 isoform X6, with amino-acid sequence MKILGDKNVDSKCEDSENKFDFSVMSYNILSQDLLEDNSHLYRHCRRPVLHWSFRFPNILKEIKHFDADVLCLQEVQEDHYGTEIRPSLESLGYHCEYKMRTGRKPDGCAICFKHSKFSLLSVNPVEFFRPDVPLLDRDNVGLVLLLQPRIPSTASPALCVANTHLLYNPRRGDIKLTQLAMLLAEISSVAHQKDGSFCPIVMCGDFNSVPGSPLYSFIKEGKLNYEGLAIGKVSGQEQSSRGQRILSIPIWPPNLGISQNCVYEVQQVPKVEKTDGDPTQTQLDKTEVLVTPEKLSSHLQHHFSLSSVYSHYFPDTGIPEVTTCHSRSAITVDYIFYSAEKEDVAEKPGAEVALVGGLKLLARLSLLTEQDLWTVNGLPNENNSSDHLPLLAKFRLEL
- the ANGEL2 gene encoding protein angel homolog 2 isoform X5; this translates as MEGTIKRHWEYICNRNKEKMKILGDKNVDSKCEDSENKFDFSVMSYNILSQDLLEDNSHLYRHCRRPVLHWSFRFPNILKEIKHFDADVLCLQEVQEDHYGTEIRPSLESLGYHCEYKMRTGRKPDGCAICFKHSKFSLLSVNPVEFFRPDVPLLDRDNVGLVLLLQPRIPSTASPALCVANTHLLYNPRRGDIKLTQLAMLLAEISSVAHQKDGSFCPIVMCGDFNSVPGSPLYSFIKEGKLNYEGLAIGKVSGQEQSSRGQRILSIPIWPPNLGISQNCVYEVQQVPKVEKTDGDPTQTQLDKTEVLVTPEKLSSHLQHHFSLSSVYSHYFPDTGIPEVTTCHSRSAITVDYIFYSAEKEDVAEKPGAEVALVGGLKLLARLSLLTEQDLWTVNGLPNENNSSDHLPLLAKFRLEL
- the ANGEL2 gene encoding protein angel homolog 2 isoform X4 is translated as MLPHHQRSLGRDWTTPWENLQRCCWNRHISSCMRWPGHYSRAPYPYFSSRHFSLNWRPPCLFESRTQFQYWNWRPENLSQTSLIHLSSYIMNSEGDEPSSKRRKHQGTIKRHWEYICNRNKEKMKILGDKNVDSKCEDSENKFDFSVMSYNILSQDLLEDNSHLYRHCRRPVLHWSFRFPNILKEIKHFDADVLCLQEVQEDHYGTEIRPSLESLGYHCEYKMRTGRKPDGCAICFKHSKFSLLSVNPVEFFRPDVPLLDRDNVGLVLLLQPRIPSTASPALCVANTHLLYNPRRGDIKLTQLAMLLAEISSVAHQKDGSFCPIVMCGDFNSVPGSPLYSFIKEGKLNYEGLAIGKVSGQEQSSRGQRILSIPIWPPNLGISQNCVYEVQQVPKVEKTDGDPTQTQLDKTEVLVTPEKKRSSELRGKDAWILYY
- the ANGEL2 gene encoding protein angel homolog 2 isoform X2; amino-acid sequence: MLPHHQRSLGRDWTTPWENLQRCCWNRHISSCMRWPGHYSRAPYPYFSSRHFSLNWRPPCLFESRTQFQYWNWRPENLSQTSLIHLSSYIMNSEGDEPSSKRRKHQGTIKRHWEYICNRNKEKMKILGDKNVDSKCEDSENKFDFSVMSYNILSQDLLEDNSHLYRHCRRPVLHWSFRFPNILKEIKHFDADVLCLQEVQEDHYGTEIRPSLESLGYHCEYKMRTGRKPDGCAICFKHSKFSLLSVNPVEFFRPDVPLLDRDNVGLVLLLQPRIPSTASPALCVANTHLLYNPRRGDIKLTQLAMLLAEISSVAHQKDGSFCPIVMCGDFNSVPGSPLYSFIKEGKLNYEGLAIGKVSGQEQSSRGQRILSIPIWPPNLGISQNCVYEVQQVPKVEKTDGDPTQTQLDKTEVLVTPEKLSSHLQHHFSLSSVYSHYFPDTGIPEVTTCHSRSAITVDYIFYSAEKEDVAEKPGAEVALVGGLKLLARLSLLTEQDLWTVNGLPNENNSSDHLPLLAKFRLEL
- the ANGEL2 gene encoding protein angel homolog 2 isoform X1, with product MEAWRCVRRGYGRCVVGRGRYPMLPHHQRSLGRDWTTPWENLQRCCWNRHISSCMRWPGHYSRAPYPYFSSRHFSLNWRPPCLFESRTQFQYWNWRPENLSQTSLIHLSSYIMNSEGDEPSSKRRKHQGTIKRHWEYICNRNKEKMKILGDKNVDSKCEDSENKFDFSVMSYNILSQDLLEDNSHLYRHCRRPVLHWSFRFPNILKEIKHFDADVLCLQEVQEDHYGTEIRPSLESLGYHCEYKMRTGRKPDGCAICFKHSKFSLLSVNPVEFFRPDVPLLDRDNVGLVLLLQPRIPSTASPALCVANTHLLYNPRRGDIKLTQLAMLLAEISSVAHQKDGSFCPIVMCGDFNSVPGSPLYSFIKEGKLNYEGLAIGKVSGQEQSSRGQRILSIPIWPPNLGISQNCVYEVQQVPKVEKTDGDPTQTQLDKTEVLVTPEKLSSHLQHHFSLSSVYSHYFPDTGIPEVTTCHSRSAITVDYIFYSAEKEDVAEKPGAEVALVGGLKLLARLSLLTEQDLWTVNGLPNENNSSDHLPLLAKFRLEL